The following proteins are encoded in a genomic region of Odontesthes bonariensis isolate fOdoBon6 chromosome 19, fOdoBon6.hap1, whole genome shotgun sequence:
- the LOC142368653 gene encoding tripartite motif-containing protein 16-like codes for MALNNLKLYQETFSCSICLDLLKDPVTIPCGHSYCMNCIKGHWDGEEGSRNHSCPQCRKTFSPRPVLVKNIMLAELVEELKKTELQAAPADHCYAGAEDVACDVCSGRKLKAIKSCLVCLASYCEKHLQPHRDAPPLQKHKLVDPSKKLQQHICPRRDEVMKILAEAYETAPIAAERAEKQKELKGRRQQIQQRIQDREKDVKLLQQEVEAINQSAAKTVEHSQKIFTEFVCFIQKKSSDVKQQIRSQRKTEVSRVKELQKKLEQEITELRRKDAELIELSHTEDHSQFLHKYPSVSALRGSTHSSSIKIRPLRHFEDVTAAVSELRDKLQDILREEWTNISLAEVDVLLSDPEPKNRAGFLKCSREITLDPNTAHTQLLLSEGNRKVTFMEQQQSYSDHPDRFTNWKQVLSRESLTGRCYWEVEWGGGAVHIAVAYKNISRAGESHECLFGFNKKSWSLRCNINSNRFFHNKVQTPVPGRQTYRIGVYLDHRAGILSFYSIYETMYLLHRVQTTFTQPLYAGVWLYYQGDTTEFIKLK; via the coding sequence ATGGCTCTAAACAATTTAAAGTTGTATCAGGAAACCTTCTCTTGTTCGATCTGtctggatctgctgaaggatccggtgactattccctgtggacacagctactgcatgaaCTGTATTAAAGGCCACTGGGATGGAGAAGAGGGCAGCAGGAACCACAGCTGTCCTCAGTGCAGGAAGACGTTCAGCCCGAGGCCCGTGCTGGTGAAAAACATCATGTTGGCGGAGTTggtggaggagctgaagaagactgaactccaagctgctcctgctgatcactgctatgctggagctgaagatgtggcctgtgatgtctgctctgggaggaagctgaaagccATAAAGTCCTGTTTAGTCtgtctggcctcttactgtgagaaacaccttcagcctcaccGTGATGCTCCACCATTacagaaacacaagctggtcgacccctccaagaagctccagcAGCACATCTGCCCTCGCCgtgatgaggtgatgaagattttAGCTGAGGCGTATGAAACGGCCCCAATAGCAGCAGAACGGGCTGAAAAGCAGAAGGAGTTGAAGGGGAGACGacaacagatccagcagagaatccaggacagagagaaagatgtgaagctgcttcagcaggaggtggaggccatcAATCAGTCTGCTGCTAAAACAGtggagcacagccagaagatcttcacCGAATTTGTCTGTTTCATCCAGAAGaaaagctctgatgtgaagcagcagatcagatcccagcggAAAACCGAAGtgagtcgagtcaaagagcttcagaagaagctggagcaggagatcactgagctgaggAGGAAAGATGCAGAGCTGATtgagctctcacacacagaggatcacagccagtttctgcacaaatacccctcagtgtcagcactcagggggtctacacactcatccagcatcaagatccgtcctctgaggcactttgaggatgtgacagcagctgtgtcagagctcagagataaactacaggacatcctgagagaggaatggaccaacatctcactggctgaagtggatgttttactgtcagatCCAGAACCAAAGAACAGAGCTGGGTTCTTAAAATGTTCAAgagaaatcacactggatccaaacacagcacacacacagctgttatTATctgaggggaacagaaaagttaCATTCATGGAACAACAACAGTCTtattctgatcatccagacagattcactaaCTGGAaacaggtcctgagcagagagagtctgactggacgctgttactgggaggtggagtggGGAGGGGGAGCAGTTCATatagcagtcgcatacaagaataTCAGCAGAGCAGGAGAGTCACATGAATGTTTATTTGGATTCAACAAAAAATCTTGGTCATTACGTTGTAATATAAACAGTAACAggttttttcacaacaaagtcCAAACTCCAGTCCCAGGTCGTCAGACCTACAGAATAGGAGTGTATCTGGaccacagagcaggtattctgtccttctacagcatATATGAAACCATGtatctcctccacagagtccagaccacgttcactcagccgctctatGCTGGAGTTTGGCTTTACTATCAAGGAGACACAACTGAGTTCATTAAACTGAAATAA